From a single Lactococcus allomyrinae genomic region:
- a CDS encoding peptide ABC transporter substrate-binding protein, producing MNKYKISALTLVTLSAVSILTACGSADNKTNTTSRDVNYSFGTDILTLDTSTAADVNSIDVLLNVDAGLVRWNMDAKPVNDLAKSIDVSKDGLTYNVTLRDGLKWSNGAKLTAQDFVYGWQRTVDPETGSEYAFALSPVANATAVMTGKKPVDSLGIKALDATHLVITLATPTPYFEKLLTLPAYYPVNQAFVKKMGSKYGTSSDTTLYNGAFKFVKGKNNWTGTNKNFSIVKNDNFYDAKNVKIPGVSYQIVNNPTTAVSLYKSGKLDVANLSTPELVAANKNTKGYKTLSSPRVDVLEYNQSGKVPALSNSKIREALNLATNRKALLSSIAPSFSIANTVTPKKLDTVPNGEDFAKYAAQPYTYDATKAAVLFKEGLKELGKTSLTLDLEGASDNTFAKSAVDYLKGNLEKSLPGLTINENLVPAAQRLKDAQNHNFQILLTSWGADYNEPSDFLMNFVTGSTMNNGSVSNSAFDKSYTAATTAPDVLNASKRYADYKAAESELYKNSNVLPLATESVSLLMNPKLSGVSTYNSAMIFDLRHAHLAK from the coding sequence GTCAGCATACTGACAGCTTGTGGAAGTGCTGACAACAAGACTAACACAACGAGTCGCGATGTAAATTACAGTTTTGGTACGGACATCTTGACACTTGACACTAGTACTGCTGCCGATGTCAATTCTATTGATGTTTTACTCAATGTTGATGCAGGACTTGTCCGCTGGAATATGGATGCCAAACCTGTCAATGACCTCGCAAAGTCAATTGATGTTTCAAAAGATGGCTTGACCTACAACGTTACTTTACGCGATGGACTTAAATGGTCGAATGGTGCTAAACTCACAGCTCAAGATTTTGTTTATGGCTGGCAACGGACAGTTGACCCCGAGACAGGCTCAGAATATGCCTTTGCGCTCAGTCCAGTAGCGAACGCCACAGCTGTTATGACAGGTAAAAAGCCTGTAGATTCACTAGGAATCAAAGCGCTTGATGCCACACATCTGGTCATCACACTAGCTACTCCAACCCCATATTTTGAAAAATTATTGACACTGCCTGCTTATTATCCAGTTAATCAAGCTTTTGTCAAAAAAATGGGAAGCAAATATGGGACGTCTTCTGACACCACACTTTACAATGGTGCATTTAAGTTTGTCAAAGGTAAAAATAATTGGACGGGAACAAATAAAAACTTCTCAATTGTAAAAAATGATAATTTCTACGATGCTAAAAACGTTAAAATTCCTGGTGTTTCTTACCAAATCGTTAATAATCCTACAACAGCAGTAAGTCTTTACAAATCAGGAAAACTTGATGTTGCCAACCTTTCAACACCCGAGCTCGTTGCTGCAAACAAGAACACCAAAGGCTACAAAACGTTGTCTTCTCCACGAGTAGATGTCCTCGAATACAATCAATCAGGAAAAGTTCCTGCACTTTCAAACAGCAAAATTCGTGAAGCGCTAAACCTTGCAACAAATCGTAAAGCACTCCTTTCAAGTATTGCACCAAGCTTCTCTATCGCCAATACTGTAACACCCAAAAAGCTTGATACTGTACCAAATGGTGAAGATTTTGCAAAATATGCAGCTCAACCTTATACTTATGATGCCACAAAAGCAGCCGTTCTTTTCAAAGAAGGTTTAAAAGAACTCGGAAAAACTTCATTGACACTTGATCTTGAGGGAGCAAGCGATAATACTTTTGCCAAATCAGCAGTAGATTATCTCAAGGGAAACTTAGAAAAATCACTCCCTGGGCTGACAATTAACGAAAATCTTGTCCCTGCAGCTCAACGTCTTAAAGATGCACAAAATCATAATTTCCAAATTCTTTTGACAAGCTGGGGTGCTGATTACAATGAACCTTCAGACTTTTTGATGAATTTTGTCACAGGAAGCACAATGAACAATGGCTCAGTAAGCAATAGCGCTTTTGATAAATCCTACACTGCTGCTACAACTGCCCCAGATGTCCTGAACGCAAGCAAACGTTATGCCGATTATAAAGCTGCAGAAAGCGAACTCTACAAAAATTCAAATGTTTTACCACTCGCAACAGAGTCTGTATCGCTCTTGATGAATCCTAAACTTTCGGGCGTTTCAACCTATAACTCCGCCATGATTTTTGATTTACGTCATGCACATTTAGCAAAATAA
- a CDS encoding HU family DNA-binding protein, producing MANKQDLIAEVAAKTGLTKKDSEKAVNAFGEVVTEFLAKGEKVQLIGFGTFETRERAAREGRNPQTGEAIKIDATVVPAFKAGKALKDAVK from the coding sequence ATGGCTAACAAACAAGATCTTATCGCTGAAGTTGCAGCAAAAACAGGATTGACTAAAAAAGATTCAGAAAAAGCAGTTAACGCTTTTGGTGAAGTTGTAACTGAATTCCTTGCAAAAGGTGAAAAAGTTCAATTGATTGGTTTCGGTACTTTTGAAACTCGTGAACGTGCAGCTCGTGAAGGCCGCAACCCACAAACTGGTGAAGCAATCAAAATCGATGCTACAGTTGTTCCTGCATTCAAAGCTGGTAAAGCATTGAAAGACGCAGTTAAATAA
- a CDS encoding cysteine desulfurase family protein yields the protein MIYFDNSATTAIDPQVLRTYTDVATKMMGNPSSLHALGTTATRLLDASRRQIAELLGVAQPEIFFTSGGTEGDNWVLKGVAFEKRPYGKHIIVSSIEHPAVKNTAEWLATQGFDVDFAPVSTDGFVKIDELKKLIREDTILISVMAVNNEVGSVQPINEISEILKDKPTISFHVDAVQAIGKIPVSEFMTDRVDFVTLSAHKFHGPRGVGIVVVKSGKRLTPLLHGGGQEMNRRSTTENLAGIAATSKALRLVLTDDEAKRNKVRTMKQIIFDELKQHKKVILFSKMDGFVPNILTFGIRGVRGEVVVHAFEKHDIYISTTSACSSKKNAAASTLVAMNTSSKLATSAVRISLDATNNMAEIEQFLTVFRQIYQELEKVSG from the coding sequence ATGATTTATTTTGATAATAGTGCAACGACAGCGATTGACCCGCAGGTCTTACGCACTTATACGGATGTGGCAACAAAAATGATGGGAAATCCATCGAGCTTGCACGCGCTGGGCACTACTGCGACTCGGCTTTTAGATGCTTCACGTCGACAGATTGCTGAGCTGCTTGGGGTTGCTCAACCTGAGATTTTCTTTACAAGTGGTGGTACTGAGGGAGATAACTGGGTACTCAAAGGGGTAGCGTTTGAAAAGCGTCCTTATGGCAAGCATATTATCGTATCAAGCATTGAACATCCTGCAGTCAAAAATACAGCAGAATGGCTTGCTACACAAGGTTTTGATGTGGATTTTGCTCCTGTCAGCACTGATGGATTTGTCAAAATTGATGAATTGAAAAAATTGATTCGTGAAGATACCATTTTGATTTCTGTCATGGCAGTCAACAATGAAGTTGGTAGTGTCCAGCCAATTAATGAAATTTCAGAAATTCTGAAAGACAAACCAACAATTAGTTTTCACGTAGATGCCGTGCAAGCGATTGGGAAAATTCCTGTCAGTGAGTTTATGACTGACAGAGTAGACTTTGTGACATTGTCAGCGCATAAATTTCATGGTCCACGTGGAGTCGGAATTGTGGTGGTCAAGTCTGGCAAACGTCTGACACCGCTCTTACATGGTGGAGGTCAGGAGATGAATCGGCGTTCCACCACTGAAAATCTGGCAGGAATTGCAGCGACATCAAAAGCACTACGCCTTGTATTGACAGATGATGAAGCCAAGCGAAATAAAGTTCGCACGATGAAGCAAATAATTTTTGATGAGCTGAAACAGCATAAAAAGGTCATACTATTTAGTAAAATGGATGGTTTCGTGCCAAATATCTTGACTTTTGGTATCCGTGGTGTGCGTGGAGAGGTCGTTGTTCACGCATTTGAAAAGCACGATATTTATATCTCTACAACGAGCGCGTGTAGCTCTAAGAAAAATGCAGCTGCAAGTACGCTTGTTGCAATGAATACGTCAAGCAAGTTAGCGACTAGTGCAGTTAGAATCAGTCTTGATGCAACAAATAACATGGCAGAAATTGAGCAATTTCTAACAGTCTTCAGACAAATTTATCAAGAACTTGAAAAAGTGAGTGGATAG